In the Sarcophilus harrisii chromosome 3, mSarHar1.11, whole genome shotgun sequence genome, one interval contains:
- the ZC3H4 gene encoding zinc finger CCCH domain-containing protein 4 isoform X1, producing the protein MLQAREDGELEEGELEDDGAEETQELSTGQERSRREKGEKHHSDSDDEKAHRRMKRKRKKEREKEKRRSKKKRKSKHKRHASSSDDFSDFSEDSDFSPSEKSHRKYRDYSPPYSSSHQQYPSSHNAPLSKKGYSKMESKSYGMYDDYENEQYEYEGEEEEGLAKEEYDDFTKELNQYRRAKEGSSRGRGARVRGRGYRGRGGRGGSRGRGMGRGNRGRGRGSMGDHPEEEEDFYEEEMEFGENEELMGDEEYDEYSKDMNQYRRPKDGRGRGLSRGRGRGSRGRGKGMGRGRGRGGSRGGMNKGGGMNDDEEFYDDDMGDGGGGGYRRNDHDKPHQQSDKKGKVICKYFVEGRCTWGEHCNFSHDIELPKKRELCKFYITGFCARAENCPYMHGDFPCKLFHTTGNCINGDDCMFSHDPLTEETRELLDKMLADDAEAGAEDEKEVEELKKQGINPLPKPPPGVGLLPTPPRPPVPPAPTSPNGRPMPGGPPPPPPPPPPGPPQMPMPMPAHEPLSPQQLQQQQDMYNKKIPSLFEIVVRPTGQLAEKLGVRHPAPPPPRFPGPGGPPGPMGPGPNMGPPGPMPGPMHPDMHPDMHPDMHPDMHPDMHPDMHPDMHPDMHPDMPMGPGMNPGPPMGPGGPPMMPYGPGDSPHSGMMPPVPPAQNFYENFYQQQEGMEMDPGLMGEAAEDYGHYEEMEGEAGEHVFPEQPLEPDGFLEAGPPGRQQPATSVPDFLPSAQRALYLRIQQKQQEEERARRLAESSKQERENEEGDTGNWYSSDEDDGGSSVTSILKTLRQQTSSRPPVPGGELGGGGPLPAVGDPRLQKGPAAGGRPADPRLARDPRLSRHTDAPGSSGSGDSGPSDPRLARPAATSKPDGLHPGPACTNVGKGSGPPEEEEGERALREKAVTIPLDAVPGTPLRDPRLQLQQFSHIKKDVTLNKPSFARTVLWNPEDLIPVPIPKQDSASSLPAALQSLPALDPRLHRPPAAGPSDPRQRGVAPSDPSAAPTASAANLPDFELLSRILKTVNASSPSAPSPSDKPSDPRVRKAPADPRLQKPGDAASSRAPKPSTPEVAAPAPASSGEASPPAIAPYDPRVLAAGGVGQGGGGGQSSVLSGISLYDPRTPNSGNKVAEPAPEGGAQPKGPDGNGKSSAAKAKEPLFIRKSALEQPEAGKAGSEPAATDRYNSYNRPRPKATPTPATAPSATPSQEGAPQPGLHNLPVPTLFGTVKQASKAGSGSPFAGNSPSRESEQDAGSLKDVFKGFDPTASPFCQ; encoded by the exons GGAAGATGGAGAGTTGGAAGAAGGAGAACTGGAGGATGATGGGGCCGAAGAGACCCAGGAACTCTCTACAGGGCAAGAAAGGAGccgaagagagaaaggagagaagcatCACAGTGATTCGGATGATGAGAAAGCTCACCGGAGGATGAAgcggaagagaaagaaggaacgggagaaggagaagaggcgCTCCAAGAAGAAGCGGAAATCCAAACACAAG CGACATGCGTCTTCAAGCGATGATTTCTCCGATTTCAGTGAAGACTCTGATTTCAGCCCCAGTGAGAAAAGCCATCGAAAATATCGGGATTACAGTCCTCCGTATTCATCT TCTCACCAGCAGTATCCTTCATCCCACAATGCCCCGTTGTCGAAGAAGGGCTACTCAAAGATGGAAAGCAAGAGCTACGGCATGTATGACGACTACGAGAATGAGCAGTATGAGTacgaaggggaggaagaggaaggccTGGCGAAGGAAGAGTACGATGACTTTACCAAGGAGCTGAACCAGTACAGACGGGCCAAGGAGGGCAGCAGCCGGGGCCGAG GAGCCAGAGTCCGAGGAAGGGGCTACAGAGGCCGAGGAGGGCGTGGAGGATCCAGAGGGAGAGGAATGGGTCGAGGAAACCGGGGCAGGGGCCGAGGCTCCATGGGAGACCACCCTGAGGAGGAAGAAGACTTCtatgaagaagaaatggaa TTTGGAGAGAATGAGGAGCTGATGGGCGACGAGGAATATGACGAGTACTCCAAAGACATGAACCAGTACCGCCGGCCGAAGGACGGTCGGGGGCGAG GTTTGAGTCGGGGCCGGGGCCGCGGCTCGAGAGGCAGAGGCAAAGGCATGGGGCGAGGACGCGGGCGAGGCGGGAGCCGGGGTGGCATGAACAAAGGCGGGGGGATGAACGACGACGAAGAGTTTTACGACGACGACATGGGG GATGGTGGCGGGGGTGGCTATCGGAGGAATGACCACGACAAGCCCCACCAGCAGTCGGACAAGAAGGGGAAGGTCATCTGCAAGTACTTTGTGGAAGGCCGCTGCACGTGG ggaGAACATTGCAATTTTAGCCACGATATCGAGCTGCCAAAGAAACGCGAGCTGTGCAAGTTCTACATCACAGGCTTTTGCGCCAGAGCCGAGAACTGCCCGTACATGCATG GTGATTTTCCTTGTAAGCTCTTTCACACCACTGGGAACTGTATCAATGGCGACGACTGCATGTTCTCCCACGACCCCCTCACCGAGGAGACAAGGGAGCTTTTGGACAAG ATGTTGGCTGACGATGCAGAAGCAGGAGCGGAAGATGAGAAGGAAGTGGAAGAGCTGAAAAAGCAAGGCATCAACCCTCTGCCCAAGCCTCCGCCAGGAGTCGGCCTCTTGCCCACCCCCCCGCGGCCCCCCGTGCCCCCGGCTCCCACGTCTCCCAATGGCAGGCCCATGCCTGGAGGCCCCCCGCCACCACCCCCGCCCCCACCTCCCGGGCCCCCCCAGATGCCCATGCCCATGCCAGCGCACGAGCCCCTCTCTCCCCAGCAGCTTCAGCAGCAACAGGACATGTACAACAAGAAGATCCCCTCGCTCTTTGAGATTGTGGTTCGGCCCACGGGACAGCTGGCCGAGAAGCTGGGGGTGAG acATCCTGCTCCACCTCCCCCCAGATTCCCTGGGCCTGGGGGGCCCCCTGGGCCAATGGGTCCCGGGCCCAACATGGGACCTCCCGGGCCCATGCCAGGACCAATGCACCCGGACATGCACCCTGACATGCACCCAGATATGCACCCCGACATGCACCCCGACATGCACCCCGACATGCACCCGGATATGCACCCGGATATGCACCCGGACATGCCGATGGGCCCTGGGATGAATCCTGGCCCCCCCATGGGTCCCGGAGGCCCACCAATGATGCCCTATGGTCCTGGAGACTCCCCACATTCCGGAATGATGCCCCCTGTTCCGCCAGCCCAGAACTTCTATGAAAACTTTTACCAGCAGCAGGAGGGCATGGAGATGGACCCGGGACTAATGGGGGAGGCAG CAGAGGACTATGGACATTATGAGGAGATGGAAGGCGAGGCAGGAGAGCACGTTTTCCCAGAGCAGCCCCTGGAGCCTGATGGCTTCCTCGAAGCAGGGCCCCCTGGGAGACAGCAGCCCGCCACCAGTGTCCCTGACTTCCTCCCCTCTGCCCAGAGGGCCTTATACCTGCGCATCCAGCAGAAGCAGCAGGAAGAAGAAAGGGCAAGGAGGCTAGCTGAGAGCAGCAAGCAGGAGCGAGAGAATGAGGAAG GTGACACTGGCAACTGGTACTCGAGTGACGAGGATGACGGGGGAAGCAGCGTCACCTCCATCCTCAAAACCCTGCGACAGCAGACCTCCAGTCGGCCCCCAGTGCCTGGCGGGGAGTTGGGCGGCGGGGGACCCCTGCCTGCCGTGGGCGATCCCCGCCTCCAGAAGGGGCCCGCCGCCGGGGGCAGACCCGCCGACCCGCGCCTCGCCAGGGACCCAAGGCTCTCTCGTCACACCGATGCTCCCGGCTCTTCGGGCTCTGGGGATTCGGGGCCCTCGGACCCTCGGCTAGCCCGCCCCGCCGCCACCTCCAAGCCCGACGGACTCCATCCGGGTCCGGCGTGTACCAATGTGGGGAAGGGGTCTGGGCCACccgaagaagaagaaggggagagggcTCTGAGGGAGAAAGCGGTGACCATTCCTCTGGACGCCGTGCCGGGGACCCCCTTGCGGGATCCCAGGTTACAGCTACAGCAGTTCAGCCACATCAAGAAggatgtgaccctgaacaagcccAGCTTTGCTCGCACTGTGCTTTGGAACCCTGAAGACCTCATCCCGGTCCCCATCCCCAAACAAGACTCTGCAAGCTCTCTCCCCGCCGCCCTGCAATCTCTGCCCGCCCTCGATCCCCGCCTCCACCGGCCCCCTGCCGCTGGGCCCTCAGATCCCCGGCAGCGGGGGGTGGCCCCCTCGGACCCCAGCGCTGCTCCCACTGCCTCTGCTGCCAACCTGCCCGACTTTGAGTTGCTCTCTCGAATCCTCAAGACCGTCAATGCGTCCAGCCCCTCAGCGCCCAGTCCGAGCGATAAGCCCAGCGACCCCCGGGTGCGGAAAGCCCCCGCCGACCCCCGGCTGCAAAAACCCGGGGACGCTGCCTCGTCCCGTGCCCCCAAGCCCAGCACTCCTGAGGTCGCCGCGCCAGCCCCCGCTTCCTCCGGGGAGGCCTCGCCTCCAGCCATCGCCCCTTACGACCCGCGGGTCCTGGCGGCCGGGGGGGTCGGCcagggcggcggcggcgggcagAGCAGCGTGCTCAGCGGCATCAGCCTCTATGACCCGAGGACTCCGAACTCTGGCAACAAAGTGGCCGAGCCAGCCCCCGAAGGGGGGGCTCAGCCCAAGGGTCCCGACGGCAACGGCAAAAGCTCAGCGGCCAAGGCCAAAGAGCCCCTGTTCATCCGCAAGTCGGCCTTGGAACAGCCGGAGGCGGGCAAGGCGGGCTCGGAGCCCGCGGCCACGGACAGGTACAACAGTTATAATCGGCCGCGCCCCAAGGCAACCCCGACCCCTGCCACCGCCCCCTCAGCCACACCCTCCCAGGAGGGGGCCCCCCAGCCTGGCCTCCACAACCTGCCTGTGCCCACCCTGTTTGGGACCGTGAAGCAGGCGTCCAAGGCTGGCTCTGGGAGCCCTTTCGCTGGCAACAGCCCCTCCCGAGAGAGCGAGCAGGATGCCGGGTCCCTCAAAGATGTTTTTAAAGGCTTTGACCCCACTGCATCCCCTTTCTGCCAGTAG
- the ZC3H4 gene encoding zinc finger CCCH domain-containing protein 4 isoform X6 has protein sequence MLQAREDGELEEGELEDDGAEETQELSTGQERSRREKGEKHHSDSDDEKAHRRMKRKRKKEREKEKRRSKKKRKSKHKRHASSSDDFSDFSEDSDFSPSEKSHRKYRDYSPPYSSSHQQYPSSHNAPLSKKGYSKMESKSYGMYDDYENEQYEYEGEEEEGLAKEEYDDFTKELNQYRRAKEGSSRGRGARVRGRGYRGRGGRGGSRGRGMGRGNRGRGRGSMGDHPEEEEDFYEEEMEFGENEELMGDEEYDEYSKDMNQYRRPKDGRGRGLSRGRGRGSRGRGKGMGRGRGRGGSRGGMNKGGGMNDDEEFYDDDMGDGGGGGYRRNDHDKPHQQSDKKGKVICKYFVEGRCTWGEHCNFSHDIELPKKRELCKFYITGFCARAENCPYMHGDFPCKLFHTTGNCINGDDCMFSHDPLTEETRELLDKMLADDAEAGAEDEKEVEELKKQGINPLPKPPPGVGLLPTPPRPPVPPAPTSPNGRPMPGGPPPPPPPPPPGPPQMPMPMPAHEPLSPQQLQQQQDMYNKKIPSLFEIVVRPTGQLAEKLGVRHPAPPPPRFPGPGGPPGPMGPGPNMGPPGPMPGPMHPDMHPDMHPDMHPDMHPDMHPDMHPDMHPDMHPDMPMGPGMNPGPPMGPGGPPMMPYGPGDSPHSGMMPPVPPAQNFYENFYQQQEGMEMDPGLMGEAGDTGNWYSSDEDDGGSSVTSILKTLRQQTSSRPPVPGGELGGGGPLPAVGDPRLQKGPAAGGRPADPRLARDPRLSRHTDAPGSSGSGDSGPSDPRLARPAATSKPDGLHPGPACTNVGKGSGPPEEEEGERALREKAVTIPLDAVPGTPLRDPRLQLQQFSHIKKDVTLNKPSFARTVLWNPEDLIPVPIPKQDSASSLPAALQSLPALDPRLHRPPAAGPSDPRQRGVAPSDPSAAPTASAANLPDFELLSRILKTVNASSPSAPSPSDKPSDPRVRKAPADPRLQKPGDAASSRAPKPSTPEVAAPAPASSGEASPPAIAPYDPRVLAAGGVGQGGGGGQSSVLSGISLYDPRTPNSGNKVAEPAPEGGAQPKGPDGNGKSSAAKAKEPLFIRKSALEQPEAGKAGSEPAATDRYNSYNRPRPKATPTPATAPSATPSQEGAPQPGLHNLPVPTLFGTVKQASKAGSGSPFAGNSPSRESEQDAGSLKDVFKGFDPTASPFCQ, from the exons GGAAGATGGAGAGTTGGAAGAAGGAGAACTGGAGGATGATGGGGCCGAAGAGACCCAGGAACTCTCTACAGGGCAAGAAAGGAGccgaagagagaaaggagagaagcatCACAGTGATTCGGATGATGAGAAAGCTCACCGGAGGATGAAgcggaagagaaagaaggaacgggagaaggagaagaggcgCTCCAAGAAGAAGCGGAAATCCAAACACAAG CGACATGCGTCTTCAAGCGATGATTTCTCCGATTTCAGTGAAGACTCTGATTTCAGCCCCAGTGAGAAAAGCCATCGAAAATATCGGGATTACAGTCCTCCGTATTCATCT TCTCACCAGCAGTATCCTTCATCCCACAATGCCCCGTTGTCGAAGAAGGGCTACTCAAAGATGGAAAGCAAGAGCTACGGCATGTATGACGACTACGAGAATGAGCAGTATGAGTacgaaggggaggaagaggaaggccTGGCGAAGGAAGAGTACGATGACTTTACCAAGGAGCTGAACCAGTACAGACGGGCCAAGGAGGGCAGCAGCCGGGGCCGAG GAGCCAGAGTCCGAGGAAGGGGCTACAGAGGCCGAGGAGGGCGTGGAGGATCCAGAGGGAGAGGAATGGGTCGAGGAAACCGGGGCAGGGGCCGAGGCTCCATGGGAGACCACCCTGAGGAGGAAGAAGACTTCtatgaagaagaaatggaa TTTGGAGAGAATGAGGAGCTGATGGGCGACGAGGAATATGACGAGTACTCCAAAGACATGAACCAGTACCGCCGGCCGAAGGACGGTCGGGGGCGAG GTTTGAGTCGGGGCCGGGGCCGCGGCTCGAGAGGCAGAGGCAAAGGCATGGGGCGAGGACGCGGGCGAGGCGGGAGCCGGGGTGGCATGAACAAAGGCGGGGGGATGAACGACGACGAAGAGTTTTACGACGACGACATGGGG GATGGTGGCGGGGGTGGCTATCGGAGGAATGACCACGACAAGCCCCACCAGCAGTCGGACAAGAAGGGGAAGGTCATCTGCAAGTACTTTGTGGAAGGCCGCTGCACGTGG ggaGAACATTGCAATTTTAGCCACGATATCGAGCTGCCAAAGAAACGCGAGCTGTGCAAGTTCTACATCACAGGCTTTTGCGCCAGAGCCGAGAACTGCCCGTACATGCATG GTGATTTTCCTTGTAAGCTCTTTCACACCACTGGGAACTGTATCAATGGCGACGACTGCATGTTCTCCCACGACCCCCTCACCGAGGAGACAAGGGAGCTTTTGGACAAG ATGTTGGCTGACGATGCAGAAGCAGGAGCGGAAGATGAGAAGGAAGTGGAAGAGCTGAAAAAGCAAGGCATCAACCCTCTGCCCAAGCCTCCGCCAGGAGTCGGCCTCTTGCCCACCCCCCCGCGGCCCCCCGTGCCCCCGGCTCCCACGTCTCCCAATGGCAGGCCCATGCCTGGAGGCCCCCCGCCACCACCCCCGCCCCCACCTCCCGGGCCCCCCCAGATGCCCATGCCCATGCCAGCGCACGAGCCCCTCTCTCCCCAGCAGCTTCAGCAGCAACAGGACATGTACAACAAGAAGATCCCCTCGCTCTTTGAGATTGTGGTTCGGCCCACGGGACAGCTGGCCGAGAAGCTGGGGGTGAG acATCCTGCTCCACCTCCCCCCAGATTCCCTGGGCCTGGGGGGCCCCCTGGGCCAATGGGTCCCGGGCCCAACATGGGACCTCCCGGGCCCATGCCAGGACCAATGCACCCGGACATGCACCCTGACATGCACCCAGATATGCACCCCGACATGCACCCCGACATGCACCCCGACATGCACCCGGATATGCACCCGGATATGCACCCGGACATGCCGATGGGCCCTGGGATGAATCCTGGCCCCCCCATGGGTCCCGGAGGCCCACCAATGATGCCCTATGGTCCTGGAGACTCCCCACATTCCGGAATGATGCCCCCTGTTCCGCCAGCCCAGAACTTCTATGAAAACTTTTACCAGCAGCAGGAGGGCATGGAGATGGACCCGGGACTAATGGGGGAGGCAG GTGACACTGGCAACTGGTACTCGAGTGACGAGGATGACGGGGGAAGCAGCGTCACCTCCATCCTCAAAACCCTGCGACAGCAGACCTCCAGTCGGCCCCCAGTGCCTGGCGGGGAGTTGGGCGGCGGGGGACCCCTGCCTGCCGTGGGCGATCCCCGCCTCCAGAAGGGGCCCGCCGCCGGGGGCAGACCCGCCGACCCGCGCCTCGCCAGGGACCCAAGGCTCTCTCGTCACACCGATGCTCCCGGCTCTTCGGGCTCTGGGGATTCGGGGCCCTCGGACCCTCGGCTAGCCCGCCCCGCCGCCACCTCCAAGCCCGACGGACTCCATCCGGGTCCGGCGTGTACCAATGTGGGGAAGGGGTCTGGGCCACccgaagaagaagaaggggagagggcTCTGAGGGAGAAAGCGGTGACCATTCCTCTGGACGCCGTGCCGGGGACCCCCTTGCGGGATCCCAGGTTACAGCTACAGCAGTTCAGCCACATCAAGAAggatgtgaccctgaacaagcccAGCTTTGCTCGCACTGTGCTTTGGAACCCTGAAGACCTCATCCCGGTCCCCATCCCCAAACAAGACTCTGCAAGCTCTCTCCCCGCCGCCCTGCAATCTCTGCCCGCCCTCGATCCCCGCCTCCACCGGCCCCCTGCCGCTGGGCCCTCAGATCCCCGGCAGCGGGGGGTGGCCCCCTCGGACCCCAGCGCTGCTCCCACTGCCTCTGCTGCCAACCTGCCCGACTTTGAGTTGCTCTCTCGAATCCTCAAGACCGTCAATGCGTCCAGCCCCTCAGCGCCCAGTCCGAGCGATAAGCCCAGCGACCCCCGGGTGCGGAAAGCCCCCGCCGACCCCCGGCTGCAAAAACCCGGGGACGCTGCCTCGTCCCGTGCCCCCAAGCCCAGCACTCCTGAGGTCGCCGCGCCAGCCCCCGCTTCCTCCGGGGAGGCCTCGCCTCCAGCCATCGCCCCTTACGACCCGCGGGTCCTGGCGGCCGGGGGGGTCGGCcagggcggcggcggcgggcagAGCAGCGTGCTCAGCGGCATCAGCCTCTATGACCCGAGGACTCCGAACTCTGGCAACAAAGTGGCCGAGCCAGCCCCCGAAGGGGGGGCTCAGCCCAAGGGTCCCGACGGCAACGGCAAAAGCTCAGCGGCCAAGGCCAAAGAGCCCCTGTTCATCCGCAAGTCGGCCTTGGAACAGCCGGAGGCGGGCAAGGCGGGCTCGGAGCCCGCGGCCACGGACAGGTACAACAGTTATAATCGGCCGCGCCCCAAGGCAACCCCGACCCCTGCCACCGCCCCCTCAGCCACACCCTCCCAGGAGGGGGCCCCCCAGCCTGGCCTCCACAACCTGCCTGTGCCCACCCTGTTTGGGACCGTGAAGCAGGCGTCCAAGGCTGGCTCTGGGAGCCCTTTCGCTGGCAACAGCCCCTCCCGAGAGAGCGAGCAGGATGCCGGGTCCCTCAAAGATGTTTTTAAAGGCTTTGACCCCACTGCATCCCCTTTCTGCCAGTAG